The following coding sequences lie in one Palaemon carinicauda isolate YSFRI2023 unplaced genomic scaffold, ASM3689809v2 scaffold68, whole genome shotgun sequence genomic window:
- the LOC137637355 gene encoding uncharacterized protein, translated as MSITYLKNLRNETAHNLKIDRGRCSVLINIVYELTMKIQEGLKLVMLWDGVKPEDKDEIEREIVRVFDDTRRKIDEIGKGGIGAEVFDEYQREIDFTKKMKLLEEEGFPCLKKILEKLKSINPLSLITGTSSNPNIPVEKIYTEMKLEGESGPCSVPIEDILNYVPHDDHSRLLLIKGMAGMGKTTLVKKIISDWLSKKDDIKGLSDFAILLNVECRDSIESFKDLLVTYFGDVHQKFKDNEIIDVCLAHKCLLIINGYDEMNDKSSKLFLEVLTLKKSRKISVIVTTRPEFLERFNNQVKFDYTTVSTISLEGIPKEKREEFVCKYYAVLGSDNSPLQLLQYLRKTMHTMQEVWELPLNLALITILWMIKPEVISNITTEAELYWQFYLLSRSKLKERLGKNLDTAHFSPSKLLYKMQEFIEKLCHESFRALQKDEINIPQSTINNLSAFCHSLGLPAEELTGAFLKKVTTSQGSFHYSFPHKGIMEFMAALFFPMKLTNQCWDQSVNTATVKKIFEMLLGGSLPENLHKYQNMLIQMISLLHMGDEDEMKVSEDAKIEALELLVRSGVNDRDSALRVLKNIKCDHSSSRWIAQRFKLFDKDTRIEDHTIDAYIALLRATDPPLPNREEIKIKIDLYDTDGLVELQRQLCRHLINPSWIELYNHFEGDSEPTVEERESQSRIYTVKSSSCKGYKGIWDPTFQIPPNIRELWFRFKDHPSLDAFCQSLEKTKQIGVLGK; from the exons ATGTCTATAACGTACCTAAAGAATCTTAGGAATGAGACAGCCCACAATCTGAAAATAGACAGAGGAAGATGTTCTGTCCTAATAAATATAGTATATGAACTTACAATGAAAATTcaagagggcttaaaacttgtCATGCTCTGGGATGGGGTAAAACCTGAGGATAAAGATGAAATCGAAAGAGAAATTGTCAGAGTTTTTGATGATACCAGAAGGAAGATCGATGAGATAGGaaaaggaggtataggagccgaggtctttgatgaatatcaaagggaaattgacttcacaaaaaagatgaagttattggaagaagaaggcttcccttgtttgaagaaaattcttgaaaaattgaaaagcattaatcctctcagcctgataacaggaacctcttctaaccccaacataccagtagagaagatttacacagaaatgaagctagaaggggaaagtggcccctgtagtgttcctatagaggacATACTGAATTATGTACCTCATGACGATcacagtcgactcttactgatcaagggaatggcaggtatggggaaaaccactctggtcaagaagatcatttctgactggctcagtaagaaggaTGACATCAAAGGCCTTAGTGACTTTGCCATACTTTTGAATGTAGAATGCcgggattccattgaatcttttaaagacttgttagtgacgtattttggagatgttcaccagaaattcaaagataatgaaattattgatgtgtgtcTGGCTCACAAGTGTCTACTCATCATTAATGGGTACGATGAAATGaatgataaatcatcaaaattattcctggaagttttgacactgaagaaatcccgcaaaattagtgttattgtgacaaccagacctgaatttctggagagattcaacaatcaggtgaaatttgattacacaactgtgtctacaattagtcttgagggaattccaaaggagaagagagaagagtttgtatgcaagtattatgcagtattggggtcagacaattctcctttgcaactgttacagtatctgaggaaaacaatgcacactatgcaagaggtgtgggaactacccttaaatctcgctcttaTAACAATTCTGTGGATGATTAAACCAGAGGTTATAAGCAACATtaccactgaagctgagctctactggcaattttaccttttgtctcgCTCAAAATTAAAGGAGCGTTTGGGGAAAAACCTCGACACAGCTCATTTCTCACCAAGTAAATTGCTATATAAAATGCAggagtttattgaaaaactatgtcaTGAATCATTTAGAGCATTGCAaaaagatgaaatcaatattccacAATCCACCATCAATAATTTGTCTGCCTTTTGTCATAGTTTGGGATTGCCAGCCGAAGAGCTgactggcgccttcctgaagaaagtgaccacttcccaaggctcctttcattacagtttcccgcataaagggataatggaattcatggcagctctgtttttccctatgaaattgacaaaccaatgctgggaccaatctgtaaacacagccacagttaaaaagatctttgaaatgcttcttggagggagtctccctgaaaaccttcacaaatatcaaaatatgctgatacagatgatcagcctattgcatatgggtgacgaggacgagatgaaggtgtcagaagatgccaagattgaggcactggaactcctagtaaggtcgggagtgaacgacaGAGACTCTGCcctaagagtcttgaagaatatcaaatgtgatcattcttcttcaagatggatagcacagaggttcaagtTGTTTGATAAAGACACCAGAATTgaagatcatacaattgatgcgtacattgccctccttagagccacagatccccctctcccaaacagagaggaaattaaaatcaaaatagacCTTTatgacactgatgggttagttgaactacaaaggcaactttgccggcatctcatcaacccatcaTGGATAGAACTATATAACCATTTCGAaggagattcagagccgaccgtagaagagagagagagtcaatcaagaatctacactgtaaaaagttcaag ttgtaaggGATACaaaggcatctgggacccaacgttccaaatccctccaaatattagAGAACTCTGGTTCAGGTTTAAGGACCAtcccagcctcgacgccttctgtcaatctttggaaaagacaaagcAGATTGGAGTTttaggtaagtaa